The following coding sequences lie in one Rutidosis leptorrhynchoides isolate AG116_Rl617_1_P2 chromosome 4, CSIRO_AGI_Rlap_v1, whole genome shotgun sequence genomic window:
- the LOC139839802 gene encoding uncharacterized protein — MERIAKLLYDASLEGNVTTLKMLIQEDPLILDKITLNHYDDMPLHIASLLGHLDFVKEVLIRKPELSMEYDSQKRLALHIAAAKGHVEIVRALVSAKPMTCSSLDRDGRNAIHLAAIRGRYEVVKELMQAQPHAARAMVQHDTILHLCVKYNQLEVLKLLIGSVGDHEFVNGKDIDGNTILHLAVADKQIETVNFLVLDTKIDVNAVNTKGETCIEMLSQGPNGVKDHQIVRSLMRIGTLDKKNKYKEGFTGHSKTKTWFDHNMDKKQINIKEKKDKYLENKRNTLMLIATFVATMAFQVGVNPPSGVWQDTVTATNGTKGHIAGKSVMVENHQSLYHTFLISNSLGFVSTLSIVLLLISGMPVLKLPGFLRIMQGIMWVATISMSITYTVSMWAVSPNSSSKVLKIIVLSIIAVWAGLMTLMYIGLSDRIEEMLNKKSGNSIPDVIKQAEIEI; from the exons ATGGAGAGAATTGCAAAACTTCTTTATGATGCATCACTAGAAGGAAACGTAACAACATTAAAAATGTTGATTCAAGAAGATCCACTCATTCTTGATAAAATTACACTAAACCATTACGACGACATGCCACTTCACATTGCATCGTTACTTGGCCATCTTGATTTTGTCAAGGAGGTTCTAATCCGAAAGCCCGAGCTTTCAATGGAGTACGATTCACAAAAACGCTTGGCTCTTCATATAGCAGCTGCAAAAGGGCATGTGGAAATAGTTAGAGCTCTTGTATCAGCTAAACCTATGACGTGTAGTTCGCTTGATCGTGATGGGAGAAACGCTATTCATCTAGCAGCAATTAGAGGACGATACGAAGTTGTGAAAGAGCTAATGCAAGCTCAACCTCATGCAGCTAGAGCCATGGTGCAACATGACACCATCTTGCACTTGTGTGTCAAGTATAACCAACTAGAGGTTTTGAAGTTGTTAATAGGGAGTGTAGGTGATCATGAGTTTGTTAACGGTAAAGATATTGATGGCAATACTATACTGCACCTAGCTGTGGCTGACAAACAAATTGAG ACTGTAAACTTTTTGGTGCTCGATACAAAAATAGACGTGAATGCTGTAAACACGAAGGGGGAAACATGTATCGAAATGCTATCTCAAGGTCCAAATGGTGTGAAAGATCATCAAATCGTACGATCACTAATGCGCATAGGAACACTTGATAAGAAGAACAAGTATAAAGAAGGTTTCACTGGACACTCCAAAACCAAAACGTGGTTTGATCATAATATGGACaaaaaacaaattaacataaaagaAAAGAAGGATAAATATTTGGAGAATAAGCGAAATACTTTAATGTTGATCGCAACGTTCGTAGCAACAATGGCTTTTCAAGTAGGCGTTAATCCGCCAAGTGGCGTTTGGCAAGACACAGTAACCGCTACTAACGGCACTAAAGGTCATATAGCTGGAAAGTCTGTCATGGTTGAGAATCACCAATCTTTGTACCATACTTTTCTGATTTCGAACTCTTTGGGATTTGTTTCGACACTTAGCATAGTCTTGTTGCTTATTAGTGGAATGCCTGTATTGAAGCTTCCTGGTTTCTTGCGGATTATGCAGGGCATAATGTGGGTGGCTACGATTTCTATGTCGATCACGTATACGGTGTCTATGTGGGCAGTGAGTCCTAATTCAAGCTCGAAAGTCCTCAAGATAATCGTATTAAGTATTATTGCTGTATGGGCAGGGTTGATGACTCTCATGTATATCGGACTCTCGGATCGGATTGAGGAAATGCTCAATAAAAAATCGGGCAACTCGATACCAGATGTTATAAAACAAGCAGAAATTGAAATTTAA